Within Butyrivibrio fibrisolvens, the genomic segment GATTCCCAAGCAGAAGATCTACCTGTCTTGAGCCTTCTGCATATGCAACACCTTCATACGAAGACACCTTTAAAAGGTCTTCTTCCATAAAGCCAAGGGTAGAAAGCATACGGATATCCATAAGCTTCCTGTCCTTATAATATCTTGACGCAGTATACTTCATGTCAGGTGATGTAGTACGAAGACCTGACAGGAAAGCTGCCGCCAGCATTACCAGAAGGAGCAGTGATAAGAACCTTTTTATTGACTTTCTAATCTCTCTAAATGCATCAGTTATAATTACCATTCAATATCCTCTATATCTGTAGGATGCAGATTATCATCGATTCTGTCAGCCTTACCGTTTCTAATGTGTATGACACGATCAGCCATAGGGCATATAGCAAGGTTGTGCGTTATGACAACTACAGTGATCCCCTGCTTTCTTGCCATATCCTGAAGGATCTTAAGTACCTGCTTGCCGGTCACATAGTCAAGGGCACCTGTAGGCTCATCGCATAGAAGTATCTTAGGATTCTTGGCAAGAGCTCTGGCTATGGCAACTCTTTGCTGTTCACCACCTGATAGCTGCGCAGGAAAGTTGTTGACGCGATGTGAAAGTCCCACTCTTTCGAGAGCTTCAAGGGCGTCCATAGGCTCTTTACAGATCTGGGAAGCAAGCTCCACATTTTCCTTGGCTGTCAGATTCTGTATCAGGTTATAGAACTGGAATACAAATCCTATATCATATCGTCTGTACATAGTGAGCTGACGCCTGTTAAAGCCGCTGACAAGGACATCATCCACGATGATGGTCCCTGATGTACATACATCCATTCCTCCTAGCATATTTAGAACTGTAGTCTTGCCGGCTCCGGAAGGTCCCACTATGATAGTGAACTTACCCTTATCTATGGTAAAAGATGCTCCGTCTACTGCTTTGATCGGCACTTCACCCATGTTGTACTGCTTTACAACATTGTCAAATGTGATATAACTACTATCCATATCTCATAACCTCTTTTATACTTAGCAAGTTATCTGTTGTACAATTATCCTTATCATTTTTCGGCTTATTTGAAGGATTTTATAAGAGTCTGTCGGGAATATCCCCTGCTTCTGACAATGAATCGTTCCCTCCCTTTTTACATATAAATCTACCGACTCATAAAGCGGTTTTTTAGACTATATAAATTTTGATATAAATTTCCTTTATAATGGACTGTTTTTATGCAACTATACAAAATATTAATTTTGTAGTTATTAATGACTTATTTCATGGTATTATTGTCGTGGCAAAAAGTTTGACTGAACGTTCAAACTACAATTTTAAACATGGCAATAAAATCCCTATTTTATTCCAGAAAGAGGCATGCATGGGTGGTTTTTTCGGATTAGCATCTCACGAGGATGCAGTTTTTGATCTATTCTATGGAACTGATTATCATTCACATTTGGGAACAAGACGCGCAGGTCTGGCGGTATACGACAGTGAAAAGGGTTTTGACCGCGCTATCCACAACATTGAATCTTCAAACTTCCGTCCTAAATTCGACAAAGATATCCTTCACATGAAAGGAAATATCGGAATAGGCTGTATTTCAGACTTTGAGCCTCAGCCTCTTATCGTTCGCTCTCATCATGGCACATATGCTATCACTACAGTCGGCAGAATCAATAATGTTGACGAGCTTACAGATAAACTCTTTGAGAATAACCGTTCTCACTTCCTTGAGATGAGCGGCGGAGATGTAAATCCAACTGAGCTTGTAGCTTCTCTTATCAATCAGCAGGATACCATAGTAGACGGTATCCGCTTTGCTCAGGATCATATCAAGGGTTCTATGACACTTCTTGTTATGACCAAAGACGGAATCTATGCAGCCCGCGACAAGTTCGGCCGTACTCCTGTAGAGATCGGCCATAAAGAAGGCGCATACTGTGCTTGTTTTGAAAGCTTCTCATATCTTAACCTTGGATATGAACCTTATAAAGAACTAGGACCAGGAGAGATCGTATTCCTTACTGCTGACGGAGTAGAGACACTCTCAGCTCCCCGCAAAGAGATGAAGATCTGCACATTCCTCTGGATCTATTACGGATTCCCTGCAGCATCCTATGAAGGCCTCAATGTAGAGCAGGCAAGATATAACTGCGGTTTCAAACTTGCTGACAGAGATATCCAGCGAAGGAACGTATATCCTGATCTTATCGCCGGCGTTCCGGATTCCGGAGTTGCACATGCGATCGGATACTCTAACAGATCAGGTATCCCATATGCAAGACCATTTGTTAAGTACACACCTACATGGCCCAGATCCTTTATGCCTACTATCCAGTCAAGGCGTAATCTTATTGCCAAGATGAAGCTGATCCCTATAGAGGACCTTATCAAAGATAAAAAACTCCTCCTTATCGATGATTCTATCGTTAGAGGAACACAGCTACGAGAGACTACAGAATATCTGTATGACAAGGGAGCTAAAGAAGTACACATCCGTCCCGCATGCCCTCCGCTTGTATTCGGATGTCCTTATATAAGCTTCTCCAGATCCAACTCAGACAGAGAACTTATCACAAGACGAGTTATCGAACAGCTTGAAGGCAATCCTAATCCTTCAAGAGAAACTCTTGACAAATATACAGATCCGGATTCAGAGCAGTACGCAGCAATGCTTGAAGAGATCAGAAAGCAGCTCAACTTCACTTCTCTTCACTATCACAGACTTGACGATATGATCGAAGGTATCGGTATAGAGTCCTGCAAGCTCTGCACATACTGCTGGAACGGCAAAGGCTAAATAATAACTAAACTTCCCACTTGGATGGTGCAGTATCACCAAATGGGAAGCTTGAGATAATAATAATAATAATAAAGCTTTCTTACTATTTTGATCATCAGTAAGAAAGCTTTTTTTATGTTCATTTTGTTAAACATATCGTATATATCATCATGATATAAATTATAAAAATAATATATACAATAATCTTTTATTTTTTCTTATCTAAATTCTTATCAATTCAGCGTCTGTCAAGTCGCATGATACAAAGGAAGCTTCTTGAGCTCTTCGATACTTACAGGCTTGGAATAGTAATAACCCTGGAAAGAATCTGCAGGGAACTTATCTCTTACAAAGCCAAGCATCTCAGCATTCTCGATACCTGTAAGTGCAACATGTACATTCATGTTGTGTGCAAAGCCTGACATAGCTTCTACTATGTACTGGTTTACAAGGTTCTTGTCTATATCTCTAAGGAATCTTCTGTCAACCTTGATAAGGTCTATAGGAAGAAGTCTTAGAAGATCAAGTGAGCTAAAGTCTTCCACATCAAGAGCTATCTGGCTTCCAAGTGACTTCATAAAGTCTACCTGACTCTTAAGATGCTCTCTACTCATGTCACGGCAACGCTTGGTAAGTTCAAGCGTAAGATTCTTAACCGGGAATCTGGTACGTCGCAGCAGTTCCATAAGAGAAGTTCTGAACTCGCTTCGCTCAAGCTGCATGAATGTAAGATTTATATTGAGCATGAAATCAGGGAATACTGCTACTATTCCACGAGTCTCATTAAATGCCTGCTCTAGGATCCAGTTACCAAGCTCAAAGAATACACTGTCATTCTCTAAAAGAGGTATAAATGTATCAGGCATTACCTCGCCATATTTCTCACTCTTCCATCTAATAAGAACCTCTGCACCTATCATATGATTATCTTTGGAAGATACTATAGGCTGGTACACAAGATAGAAGCCTTCACATCTGTTCATGATATCTGCACGTATTGCATCAAGGAGCTCTATACGTCTTGCATTCTGTTCCTGATGTTCATTGTGATATACTACAAGTCCGCCATGATTCATATCCTTGGATACATCCAAAGCATACTTGGCACTTGTATATATAGTATGCTCATCAAGAGCAAAGTTCTCAACAACGACTATACCACCTGCAATACTTACAGGAACTCTTGTGCCGGCAACGTAGAACGCAGTCTTAAGCTGCTCACGCATTCTCGAATACAGACGCCTTACTTCATCAAGAGACAGCGAACCTGTTATAGCTACAAGGCTCGTTCCATCACCTCTGTATATCTTGCCATCACTCTTAACAAGATTAGAAAAAAGATCTGCCTGTGCTCTCAGAAGCTGATTACCAAAAGAATAACCGTATGTACGGTTAATATCATCAAATCTTATTGTATCAATTACAAGAACAACAGATTTCTGCTTGCGATCACGTCTTTGACGAAGTTCATTGAACAGCTGATACAGATTGTCTGTATCTGTGATCGGATCTCTGTTTGAAACTATTCCGTGATTGGTAATAAAGAATGCAAGATAAGCAGGTCTACCCGAATAATCCTTTATGATAGTTCCTTTGCTGGAGCAGGCTACGTACTCACCATTCTTGTCCATAGCTCTATACTCCATAGGAGCTTCCTGATTGATACCTGCTATCATGGCGGTTATACGCTGTTCATAATTCTTACGGTCATCAGGATGGATACGTTTGTGCCAGTCATCGTCGGCATTCTCTATATATTCTCCTGACAGTCCGAAAAATTCTACCGCATTGGTTGACCATCTTGCATAGTGATTAAAGATATCATACACAACTGCGTATCGGCTCTTAGATACAACTACAAAAGTATCAAATATCCTACTTATTGTGTCATTAAGTCCGGTCCTAGGCATATTTCCTCCCTATACGGCTAATATCACTCTCCCCAGCCGTACATAAAACTAGATAATATTTTGAATCTGATATAAAAAAATAGTATCGCATTTATATTTTATGTCATTACTGACAAAAATGCCATTATTTTAGATAATTTCGTTAAATTTCTACATTTTGCCCTATATTATATACAAGATTCCGTCACCGTTCCCATATTAGTAATCTTTACTTTTACTATGTTTTCGCTTATTATAAGAAAAAACCACAAAATAACAGGAGGTGTACAATGGCAGATCCAATCATGGAATCAGGTCCATCTCTTACAGCCAAAGGTAATCTAGTATTCAAGGAGACTACGCGTCTGCGCTTTTTTGGAATTCCGTGGCCTTTCACACATTATCAGATCTATGAGAATGACCTTGTAGTCATTAAGGGACTTCTCAATCTCGACGAAGATGACTGCTATCTTTACAAGATAGCTGATGTTAATATCAAACGTACTCTAGGCCAGAGGATTTTCGGTCTCTCTACTATAACCTGCTTTGTAGCTTCAGATGCTTCAGGTGACAAGATCGAGCTTAAGAATATCAAGCATGGCAAAGAGATCAAGGACTTCCTTCTATCTCAGTCAGAAGCCTGCAGACTTCGCAGAAGAACTGTAGCGACCCAGAACTTAAGTTACCATGATGG encodes:
- a CDS encoding amidophosphoribosyltransferase, with product MGGFFGLASHEDAVFDLFYGTDYHSHLGTRRAGLAVYDSEKGFDRAIHNIESSNFRPKFDKDILHMKGNIGIGCISDFEPQPLIVRSHHGTYAITTVGRINNVDELTDKLFENNRSHFLEMSGGDVNPTELVASLINQQDTIVDGIRFAQDHIKGSMTLLVMTKDGIYAARDKFGRTPVEIGHKEGAYCACFESFSYLNLGYEPYKELGPGEIVFLTADGVETLSAPRKEMKICTFLWIYYGFPAASYEGLNVEQARYNCGFKLADRDIQRRNVYPDLIAGVPDSGVAHAIGYSNRSGIPYARPFVKYTPTWPRSFMPTIQSRRNLIAKMKLIPIEDLIKDKKLLLIDDSIVRGTQLRETTEYLYDKGAKEVHIRPACPPLVFGCPYISFSRSNSDRELITRRVIEQLEGNPNPSRETLDKYTDPDSEQYAAMLEEIRKQLNFTSLHYHRLDDMIEGIGIESCKLCTYCWNGKG
- a CDS encoding PH domain-containing protein, coding for MADPIMESGPSLTAKGNLVFKETTRLRFFGIPWPFTHYQIYENDLVVIKGLLNLDEDDCYLYKIADVNIKRTLGQRIFGLSTITCFVASDASGDKIELKNIKHGKEIKDFLLSQSEACRLRRRTVATQNLSYHDGHHHMDEYPGMDHGVDLNHDGIPDDLQH
- a CDS encoding ABC transporter ATP-binding protein yields the protein MDSSYITFDNVVKQYNMGEVPIKAVDGASFTIDKGKFTIIVGPSGAGKTTVLNMLGGMDVCTSGTIIVDDVLVSGFNRRQLTMYRRYDIGFVFQFYNLIQNLTAKENVELASQICKEPMDALEALERVGLSHRVNNFPAQLSGGEQQRVAIARALAKNPKILLCDEPTGALDYVTGKQVLKILQDMARKQGITVVVITHNLAICPMADRVIHIRNGKADRIDDNLHPTDIEDIEW
- a CDS encoding EAL domain-containing protein, coding for MPRTGLNDTISRIFDTFVVVSKSRYAVVYDIFNHYARWSTNAVEFFGLSGEYIENADDDWHKRIHPDDRKNYEQRITAMIAGINQEAPMEYRAMDKNGEYVACSSKGTIIKDYSGRPAYLAFFITNHGIVSNRDPITDTDNLYQLFNELRQRRDRKQKSVVLVIDTIRFDDINRTYGYSFGNQLLRAQADLFSNLVKSDGKIYRGDGTSLVAITGSLSLDEVRRLYSRMREQLKTAFYVAGTRVPVSIAGGIVVVENFALDEHTIYTSAKYALDVSKDMNHGGLVVYHNEHQEQNARRIELLDAIRADIMNRCEGFYLVYQPIVSSKDNHMIGAEVLIRWKSEKYGEVMPDTFIPLLENDSVFFELGNWILEQAFNETRGIVAVFPDFMLNINLTFMQLERSEFRTSLMELLRRTRFPVKNLTLELTKRCRDMSREHLKSQVDFMKSLGSQIALDVEDFSSLDLLRLLPIDLIKVDRRFLRDIDKNLVNQYIVEAMSGFAHNMNVHVALTGIENAEMLGFVRDKFPADSFQGYYYSKPVSIEELKKLPLYHAT